The following proteins come from a genomic window of Misgurnus anguillicaudatus chromosome 10, ASM2758022v2, whole genome shotgun sequence:
- the sphk2 gene encoding sphingosine kinase 2: MRSPGSENLSVTEEALLHGQFGGWSTGGGSGSGSSSSSCPNSPGGVSVPSSPVSTSYALTLTPTHIHVQRLSPRTGKQSRLLLPLAELTGCSCPRLPAPPLLVFYWYPPGRRRKGVSRHRQVRAYLAESRAEAETWNAAIQCLLRGMHVSSTTEFSKSMLPRPRRLLLLVNPFSGRGQAMQWCQTHILPMIREANISYNLIQTERQNHARELIREISLLEWDGIIIVSGDGLLHEVINGLLERPDWEQAIKTPVGILPCGSGNALAGSINHYAGYDMCLREPLLLNCCFLLCRGGVRPMDLVSVTTSPCAASSTSNQNGHPPAPKRLFSFLSVAWGFVSDVDIESERYRGLGSARFTLGTLVRLASLRSYKGRLSYLPPGTVNPSQDSTPQPPRRPLSRSITEGLEGYCRTPIHRTCSDMGLSEERSLRKGDGERERERERERQERERERERRRERARGVGIVRASSLAEDREREIEAEEKMEETSGTSSESNEREDCDNIATNNGNGQAEEDTGKLDEIDRQGVLRARELSDSDELDEEKEVSVCEGSYQTTPTDLPPKLRKNSAPSSQNINAFFSQPISADAEQDFEVAAYGKEDEDLNGTYFKRDAYTLDKSRERALTISSSPFRQSPFKSLKSKTVDQNQNTSRPRPLSLLPQSNSNSLPPKFPSLSMSLSPTPPSSPSCASPRSSYLAPRPNTPSSSSSSPSFHSPSPSFNFDLAEPAGPLKNRPHMTSSINLPEDDLLPPLDQPLPTRDWVTIEGDFVLVLAIYQSHLGADLFAAPQARFDDGLIHLTFVRAGISRATLLRLFLAMERGAHLSVSSPYVSHVSARAFRLQPLSSRGTLTVDGELVPYGPLQAQVHPSMARLIVGDSGVKITRF, from the exons ATGCGCTCCCCAGGATCGGAGAACCTGTCCGTTACAGAGGAGGCGCTGCTACATGGCCAGTTTGGTGGATGGAGCACTGGAGGGGGAAGTGGCAGTGGAAGTAGCAGTAGCAGCTGCCCCAATAGCCCTGGAGGTGTGTCTGTACCATCCAGCCCTGTGTCCACCAGCTACGCCCTGACCCTTACACCAACTCACATCCACGTCCAGCGGTTGTCTCCACGCACAGGGAAACAATCCAGGCTACTGTTGCCGCTGGCAGAGCTGACTGGCTGCAGCTGTCCACGGTTACCAGCCCCACCATTGCTTGTGTTTTACTGGTACCCTCCAGGTCGACGCAGAAAGGGTGTGTCAAGACACAGACAGGTGAGGGCTTATTTGGCGGAGAGCAGAGCTGAGGCGGAAACATGGAATGCTGCTATACAATGCCTGCTGAGGGGAATGCACGTCAGCTCCACTACAG AATTTAGCAAAAGCATGTTGCCTCGTCCCCGTCGACTGTTGCTGCTGGTCAATCCATTCAGTGGACGGGGTCAAGCCATGCAGTGGTGTCAAACACACATACTTCCGATGATAAGAGAAGCCAACATCAGCTACAACCTCATACAGACGG AGCGTCAGAATCATGCACGCGAACTGATCAGAGAGATCTCATTACTGGAATGGGATGGAATCATCATTGTATCTGGAGATGGACTTTTGCATGAG GTGATAAATGGTCTTTTGGAAAGGCCAGACTGGGAACAAGCAATAAAAACCCCTGTAGGAATTCTGCCTTGTGGCTCTGGGAATGCCCTTGCTGGTTCTATCAACCACTATGCAGG ATATGACATGTGCCTTCGGGAGCCTCTCTTGCTCAACTGCTGTTTCCTGCTTTGCCGGGGTGGGGTTCGACCAATGGACCTGGTGTCTGTTACAACAAGCCCGTGTGCTGCTTCATCCACATCCAATCAGAACGGGCACCCACCTGCTCCAAAAAGACTTTTCTCTTTCCTGTCTGTGGCGTGGGGTTTCGTGTCCGACGTGGACATTGAGAGCGAACGCTACAGAGGACTGGGCTCTGCACGGTTTACACTGGGAACTCTGGTGAGGTTGGCCTCGCTGCGCTCTTACAAGGGTCGTCTTTCATACCTGCCACCCGGTACGGTAAACCCGTCCCAAGATTCTACGCCCCAGCCACCACGCAGACCTCTTTCTAGAAGTATTACAGAGGGTTTGGAAGGATATTGTCGCACGCCCATCCATCGGACTTGCTCTGACATGGGCCTGAGTGAGGAAAGAAGCCTTCGGAAGGGAGACGGGGAGAGAGAGCGAGAAcgagagagggagagacaggagagagagcgtgagagagagaggaggagagAAAGGGCAAGGGGCGTGGGAATAGTAAGAGCCTCCAGTCTAGCAgaggatagagagagagaaatcgAAGCAGAAGAGAAGATGGAGGAGACATCAGGGACCAGCTCAGAATCAAACGAAAGGGAAGACTGTGATAACATAGCCACAAATAATGGAAACGGACAGGCTGAAGAGGATACGGGGAAACTCGATGAGATCGACAGACAAGGAGTGTTGAGAGCGAGAGAGTTGAGTGACAGTGACGAGCTCGATGAAGAAAAGGAGGTTAGCGTTTGTGAAGGAAGTTATCAAACCACACCGACTGACCTGCCACCAAAACTACGCAAGAACTCTGCCCCCTCTAGCCAGAACATAAATGCCTTCTTTAGCCAGCCAATCAGTGCAGACGCTGAACAGGACTTTGAGGTAGCAGCCTATGGGAAGGAAGATGAAGATTTAAATGGAACCTACTTTAAGAGAGATGCGTACACACTGGACAAATCTCGAGAGAGAGCCCTTACCATATCTTCCTCTCCATTCCGCCAGTCTCCTTTTAAATCATTGAAATCCAAAACTGTGGACCAGAACCAGAACACCTCACGACCACGCCCCCTCTCCCTTCTCCCCCAATCAAATTCGAACTCtctccccccaaaatttccatccCTCTCTATGTCCCTTTCCCCAACCCCTCCTTCATCCCCATCTTGTGCTTCTCCCCGTTCTTCCTATCTTGCCCCACGTCCCAACACTCCCAGCTCATCTTCTTCATCACCGTCCTTTCATTCACCATCGCCTTCTTTCAACTTTGACCTTGCCGAGCCAGCAGGACCACTGAAGAACCGCCCTCACATGACATCCTCCATCAACCTGCCTGAGGATGATCTGCTACCTCCTTTGGACCAGCCTCTGCCTACAAGAGACTGGGTCACCATCGAGGGCGATTTCGTCCTAGTCCTTGCGATCTACCAGTCTCACCTGGGAGCAGATCTTTTCGCTGCCCCCCAGGCTCGATTTGATGACGGTTTGATCCATCTGACATTTGTACGGGCTGGTATTTCCCGTGCAACACTACTCAGACTGTTCCTAGCAATGGAGAGAGGAGCGCATTTGTCTGTTAGTTCTCCGTACGTTAGTCATGTTTCAGCTCGGGCATTCCGTCTTCAACCGCTCTCATCACGAGGAACACTAACTGTGGATGGGGAGCTGGTGCCCTATGGGCCTCTGCAGGCACAG GTTCATCCCTCCATGGCCCGTTTGATTGTTGGGGATTCGGGAGTGAAGATAACAAGATTCTGA
- the LOC129449147 gene encoding G-protein coupled receptor family C group 6 member A, with protein MMSYLVLMNLFLMFSWLEEVTEASLTKPSFPEATAPGDIIIGGLFPIHEAVEDNTNVYSISPPQRSNCSSLYARGLTQPLVMIHAVEMANRSPMLSNLNITLGYRIQDTCSDVTTALWAVQDFTQSSSACDVATNSSQSDKPTMAIIGASSSEISIAIARELNLLLIPQISYASTAIILSDKSRFPAFMRTVPNDEYQTRAMVKLLKDRNWNWVGIITTDGDYGRSAMESFVTQAAQEGICVAFKKILPDSLGDKQKLNTSINQTVNSIVNNPKVKVVVSFAKSSQMKDLFKGLYGNVSDRRVWVASDNWSTATNILEEVNLTDIGDVLGFTFKSGNVTSFKQFLKDLQFRNEENINSFLKKFLEDPNIGNITVAVQKLLENTNPDMVFSIQLAVNVVAKAVAELCGKRQCKNATDIHPWQLLEQMKNITIEMEGVNYKFSTSGDINLGYDVLLWQEKELNKTVKIAEYDLFNASFTYIHQNLSVFENVISKCSNSCQPGEFKKTAEGQHTCCYECINCSINYYSNNTDMVECYSCEADEWSDIRSTKCNPKTYEYFEWNNGLAIVLLTLAALGVLFLFLISALFIYQRNSPVVKAAGGPLCHLILVSLLGSFVSVVFFVGEPCNMTCKVRQVVFGLSFTLCVSCILVKSLKILLAFQMNLELREHVTRLYKPYVIICVCTGVQVIICTLWLILHSPYKDKVPSPKVNLINCNEGSNVAFGVMLSYIILLALVCFTFAYKGRKLPQKYNEAKFITFGMLIYLMAWVIFIPVQVTTSGKYLPAVEMVVILISNYGILTCQFMPKCYIIIFKKEHNTRDAFLKNVYEYANKSSQNIRGLSETKPVYIISNPQLVSAENAPNVPAQKEK; from the exons ATGATGTCTTATTTGGTTTTGATGAATCTCTTTCTGATGTTCTCTTGGTTGGAGGAAGTGACAGAAGCCTCTCTGACAAAACCCAGCTTTCCAGAAGCCACGGCTCCAGGAGACATCATCATCGGAGGGCTTTTTCCCATCCATGAGGCGGTGGAGGACAACACGAACGTATACAGCATCTCTCCACCCCAGCGTTCTAACTGCAGCAG CCTTTACGCAAGAGGATTAACTCAGCCCTTAGTTATGATTCATGCTGTTGAAATGGCCAACAGATCCCCTATGCTGAGTAATTTGAACATTACTCTAGGGTATCGCATTCAAGACACATGTTCTGATGTTACCACTGCACTTTGGGCCGTCCAGGATTTTACACAGTCGTCCTCAGCCTGTGATGTAGCAACAAACTCTTCTCAAAGTGACAAACCCACCATGGCTATAATTGGGGCCTCTTCCTCGGAAATCTCCATTGCAATTGCCAGGGAACTTAATCTTCTACTAATTCCACAG ATTAGTTACGCATCGACGGCCATCATTCTAAGTGACAAAAGTCGTTTTCCTGCTTTCATGAGGACTGTCCCTAATGACGAGTACCAAACCAGAGCCATGGTCAAACTGTTGAAGGACAGAAACTGGAACTGGGTTGGAATTATTACTACAGACGGAGACTACGGGCGTTCTGCTATGGAAAGCTTTGTTACCCAGGCCGCACAGGAGGGAATTTGCGttgcctttaaaaaaatcctaccCGACTCACTTGGGGATAAACAAAAACTTAACACCTCGATCAACCAGACGGTGAACTCTATTGTCAATAACCCTAAAGTTAAAGTGGTGGTCTCCTTTGCTAAATCTTCTCAAATGAAAGACTTATTCAAGGGTTTGTATGGTAACGTTTCTGATAGGAGGGTGTGGGTGGCCAGCGATAATTGGTCGACTGCTACAAATATTCTTGAAGAAGTGAATCTCACAGATATCGGAGATGTACTCGGGTTTACCTTCAAGAGTGGGAACGTTACATCGTTCAAACAGTTCCTTAAGGATTTACAGTTTAGAAATGAAGAAAATATAAATTCATTTCTGAAGAAATTTTTAGAAGATCCGAATATAGGAAATATTACAGTGGCGGTACAGAAACTCCTAGAAAATACTAACCCGGACATGGTCTTCAGCATTCAGCTGGCTGTCAATGTTGTTGCAAAAGCTGTGGCTGAACTATGTGGGAAACGCCAATGCAAGAATGCAACAGATATCCATCCCTGGCAG ctCCTTGAACAGATGAAAAACATCACCATTGAGATGGAGGGGGTGAATTACAAGTTCAGTACAAGCGGCGACATTAATTTGGGATATGATGTCTTGTTGTGGCAAGAAAAGGAATTGAATAAAACTGTCAAAATAGCTGAATACGATCTATTCAATGCCAGTTTCACCTATATACACCAGAATCTAAGTGTTTTTGAG AATGTGATATCGAAATGCTCGAACAGCTGTCAGCCAGGAGAGTTTAAGAAAACAGCCGAAGGCCAGCACACTTGTTGTTACGAATGCATCAATTGCTCAATAAACTATTACTCCAACAACACAG ACATGGTCGAGTGCTACTCATGTGAAGCAGACGAGTGGTCAGACATTCGAAGCACCAAGTGTAACCCCAAGACTTATGAGTACTTTGAGTGGAATAATGGGTTAGCTATAGTGCTCTTGACCTTGGCTGCTTTGGGCGTCCTCTTCCTCTTCTTGATCTCTGCGCTCTTCATCTATCAGAGGAACTCTCCTGTGGTAAAGGCAGCAGGTGGACCACTCTGTCATCTGATCCTTGTTTCCCTACTGGGAAGTTTCGTCAGCGTTGTCTTCTTCGTGGGTGAACCGTGCAACATGACGTGTAAGGTGAGGCAGGTGGTCTTCGGCCTGAGTTTCACGCTGTGCGTCTCATGCATCCTGGTTAAGTCTTTGAAGATCCTCCTGGCTTTTCAAATGAACTTGGAGTTGAGGGAACATGTGACCAGGCTTTACAAGCCGTACGTGATCATCTGCGTCTGCACGGGGGTGCAGGTCATCATTTGCACCCTTTGGCTGATCTTGCACAGCCCTTATAAAGACAAGGTGCCTAGCCCCAAAGTCAATCTAATAAATTGTAACGAGGGCTCAAACGTGGCTTTTGGGGTCATGCTGTCATACATCATTTTATTGGCGCTAGTGTGTTTCACTTTTGCTTACAAAGGCAGGAAACTTCCACAGAAATACAACGAAGCAAAGTTCATTACGTTCGGTATGCTCATTTATCTCATGGCCTGGGTTATATTTATACCTGTGCAAGTTACCACAAGTGGCAAATACTTACCAGCTGTGGAGATGGTCGTTATTCTTATATCCAACTATGGAATATTAACCTGCCAATTCATGCCAAAATGTTAcataatcatttttaaaaaagagcacaATACCAGAGATGCTTTTCTAAAGAATGTATACGAATATGCCAACAAAAGTTCTCAAAACATCAGAGGTTTAAGTGAAACTAAGCCAGTCTATATCATATCCAATCCTCAACTCGTATCTGCTGAGAATGCACCTAATGTTCCTgcacaaaaagaaaaataa